The following are encoded in a window of Nibricoccus aquaticus genomic DNA:
- a CDS encoding YdbL family protein: MNTALFRLLALTLALFLAAAAAPSLHAQDLGAIRARMEKRIPQIDALKTQGALGENNRGLLEVRAAAPDADSVSAAENADRTAVYAALAAKTGATADAVAKSRAKQIANNSAPGVWLQRDSGDWYKK, from the coding sequence ATGAACACCGCCCTTTTCCGCCTCCTCGCCCTCACGCTCGCGCTATTTCTAGCCGCCGCAGCAGCCCCGTCGCTCCACGCCCAAGACCTCGGCGCCATCCGCGCCCGCATGGAAAAACGCATCCCGCAAATCGACGCGCTGAAAACCCAGGGCGCCCTCGGCGAAAACAACCGCGGCCTCCTCGAAGTCCGCGCCGCCGCCCCCGACGCCGACTCCGTGTCAGCCGCCGAAAACGCCGACCGCACCGCCGTGTACGCAGCCCTCGCCGCCAAAACCGGCGCCACCGCCGACGCCGTCGCCAAATCCCGCGCGAAACAAATCGCCAACAACTCCGCGCCCGGCGTCTGGCTCCAGCGCGACTCCGGCGACTGGTACAAAAAATAA
- a CDS encoding spermine synthase, with protein MKPNITLAETKTPNGARMTLVEHDGHFCIRVNGQQLMHSAVTTSEVELGTLGCEHFARKKNAPRVLIGGLGLGFTLKAVLEAVGPAATVHVAELFSEIVAWNRTHLLPLNGKLLADPRVTVFEEDVRAVLSRAARAPYDVIMLDIDNGTTAMVSDGNNELYSPGGIRQIATALKPGGRAAVWSASPDAPLADRLKRAGLTVKPVASRVYATARRSAYMIYLADKLPSAARTSTKPPSR; from the coding sequence ATGAAGCCCAACATCACGCTCGCCGAGACCAAGACGCCCAACGGCGCCCGCATGACCCTCGTCGAGCACGACGGCCACTTCTGCATCCGCGTCAACGGCCAGCAGCTCATGCACTCCGCCGTCACCACCTCCGAAGTCGAACTCGGCACGCTCGGCTGCGAACACTTCGCTAGGAAGAAAAACGCTCCCCGCGTCCTCATCGGCGGCCTCGGCCTCGGTTTCACGTTGAAAGCCGTTCTCGAGGCCGTCGGCCCCGCCGCCACCGTCCACGTCGCCGAACTCTTCTCCGAAATCGTCGCATGGAACCGCACGCACTTGCTCCCGCTCAACGGCAAACTCCTCGCCGATCCCCGTGTCACCGTTTTCGAAGAAGATGTCCGCGCCGTCCTCAGCCGCGCCGCGCGCGCACCCTACGACGTCATCATGCTCGATATCGACAACGGCACCACCGCCATGGTCAGCGACGGCAATAACGAACTCTACAGCCCCGGCGGTATCCGCCAGATCGCGACCGCCCTCAAACCCGGCGGCCGCGCCGCCGTCTGGTCCGCCTCGCCCGACGCCCCGCTCGCCGACCGCCTCAAACGCGCCGGCCTCACCGTGAAACCCGTCGCCTCCCGCGTGTACGCCACCGCCCGCCGCAGCGCCTATATGATCTACCTCGCCGACAAACTTCCCTCCGCCGCCCGTACATCCACAAAACCCCCGTCCCGCTGA
- a CDS encoding alpha/beta hydrolase has protein sequence MKPAFVLHSPDTLTDYSIFIEEPSATEPGPWPAIAFLDGDDQFTAAVSAYHSARKAGELPAPLLLVGVGYGASYSKPANKRGRDYTQSTHSDEPTSGGAEAFTRFLTNTLWPELARRYPLRDDQRGIAGHSLGSLLVLYTLWRDPPFFTHYLASAPSIWWDDRHILTFAAQRHVQNATLPARLYLSVGEEDSASMTGDLTLLEQQLKARPFSQLDLTTRRFPRRNHFNVLPDAFHSGLVTLFGSRPRVHA, from the coding sequence ATGAAACCCGCCTTCGTCCTTCACTCTCCCGACACCCTGACGGACTACTCCATTTTCATCGAAGAACCTTCCGCCACTGAGCCCGGCCCCTGGCCCGCAATCGCATTCCTCGATGGCGACGACCAATTCACCGCCGCCGTCTCCGCCTACCACTCCGCGCGCAAAGCCGGCGAACTCCCAGCTCCACTGCTCCTCGTCGGCGTCGGCTACGGCGCGAGCTACTCAAAGCCCGCCAACAAACGCGGCCGCGACTACACGCAGTCCACCCACAGCGACGAACCCACCAGCGGCGGAGCCGAAGCCTTCACCCGTTTTCTGACTAACACCCTCTGGCCCGAACTCGCCCGCCGCTATCCGCTGCGCGACGATCAACGCGGTATCGCCGGCCACTCGCTCGGCTCGTTGCTTGTTCTCTACACACTCTGGCGCGATCCACCCTTCTTCACGCACTACCTCGCGAGCGCCCCGTCGATCTGGTGGGATGACCGCCACATCCTCACTTTCGCCGCTCAACGCCACGTTCAAAACGCAACACTCCCCGCGCGCCTCTACCTCAGCGTCGGCGAAGAAGACTCCGCCTCCATGACCGGCGATCTCACGTTGCTCGAACAACAGCTCAAAGCCCGCCCCTTCTCGCAACTTGATCTGACCACACGCCGCTTCCCCCGCCGTAATCACTTCAACGTCCTGCCCGATGCCTTCCACTCAGGCCTCGTCACCCTCTTCGGCTCCCGCCCTCGCGTCCACGCATGA
- a CDS encoding archaeosortase/exosortase family protein, translated as MSAPASPAAPDARSRLQDLLLALAVLGFTAIVFWPPVHWLASQTFAHEQLKQSAILVVLAGLWIAFEKRRTLSLRLEFSNAVIAWFLAAYALAGGALLLKTPLLILAGLIAAAGGAVNYLFGAQAFRRTLPLLSVFAVLILCVLLFPVLDWPLRQMAGVESARFLKSIGLASQLAIQQTPDIRLLLITPQQTFLVATECNGFGLITSSLLLGLIRLLYRQAAWAWFVLLLPLCVLVAFVFNFLRIAAIVLLAPRFPAHYDVLHEIAGLIALYSGLGVVWLLTGWHRLSRPAA; from the coding sequence ATGAGCGCGCCCGCTTCACCTGCCGCCCCGGACGCCCGCTCGCGCCTTCAGGATCTCCTGCTGGCCCTCGCCGTCCTCGGCTTCACCGCCATCGTCTTCTGGCCGCCCGTCCACTGGCTCGCCTCGCAGACTTTCGCCCACGAACAACTCAAACAATCCGCCATCCTCGTCGTCCTCGCCGGCCTCTGGATAGCTTTCGAAAAACGCCGCACCCTCAGCCTCCGACTCGAATTTTCCAACGCCGTCATCGCCTGGTTCCTCGCCGCCTACGCGCTCGCCGGCGGCGCGCTTCTCCTCAAGACCCCGCTCCTCATCCTCGCCGGCCTCATCGCCGCGGCGGGCGGTGCCGTCAACTACCTCTTCGGCGCCCAGGCCTTCCGCCGCACGCTCCCGCTGCTCAGCGTATTCGCCGTTCTGATTCTCTGCGTCCTGCTCTTTCCCGTCCTCGACTGGCCGCTCCGCCAGATGGCCGGCGTCGAATCCGCCCGCTTCCTCAAATCCATCGGCCTCGCCTCCCAGCTCGCCATCCAGCAGACGCCCGACATTCGCCTCCTGCTCATCACGCCCCAGCAGACCTTCCTAGTCGCCACCGAGTGCAACGGCTTCGGCCTCATCACCTCCAGCCTGCTCCTCGGCCTCATCCGCCTCCTCTACCGCCAGGCCGCCTGGGCTTGGTTCGTGTTACTCTTGCCCCTCTGTGTGCTCGTAGCCTTCGTCTTCAACTTTCTGCGCATCGCCGCCATCGTCCTCCTCGCCCCCCGCTTCCCCGCGCACTACGACGTGCTCCACGAGATCGCCGGCCTCATCGCCCTCTACTCCGGCCTCGGTGTCGTCTGGCTCCTCACCGGCTGGCATCGTCTCTCCCGCCCCGCCGCCTGA
- a CDS encoding response regulator, producing the protein MKPRILLVEDDEFIGPLVRTVLSNAGYEVAIAARLDDVKTLDPFGFSAVISDFQLPGSNGCDVIDYMREKTPGLPALLISGYGGWAAENCTNRGMENVHHLEKPFRADQLLHEVEALVPETGRG; encoded by the coding sequence ATGAAACCACGTATTCTCTTGGTGGAAGACGACGAGTTCATCGGTCCGTTGGTGAGGACGGTGCTTTCGAATGCAGGTTACGAGGTGGCGATCGCCGCCCGGCTGGATGATGTGAAGACGCTCGATCCGTTCGGGTTCTCGGCGGTGATCTCAGATTTCCAGCTGCCGGGATCGAATGGCTGCGATGTGATCGACTATATGCGGGAAAAGACGCCGGGGCTGCCGGCGCTGTTGATTTCGGGCTATGGGGGGTGGGCGGCGGAGAATTGCACGAATCGCGGGATGGAAAACGTGCATCATCTGGAGAAGCCGTTTCGTGCGGATCAGCTGTTGCACGAAGTGGAGGCGCTGGTGCCGGAGACGGGGCGGGGTTGA
- a CDS encoding transporter substrate-binding domain-containing protein: MSRASLARPGVLLACLLLVFSSSQGSAAPLSVGIEINNEPLSFVATDGRPAGFAVELIQAAAAESGLTVTPIVGPWETIFTRFKAGEIDALASLVYSKERDQFIDFSTSHLTLTGNVFVRKGGPSPRSLEELRTLRIATPAGGYTHEYLIAHGLAGNLVFVPSLTAALEALDAGKCDAFAATGLVASYFIRERGFKNIQQSPLVLPGFSYRLHLGVRAGDSDRLALLNEGLARIRANGTYDRLYEQWIGPIEHPHLRARDILPYLIPAAILLLLSVGAFAWQRRILKQLARQAEALRQSEERLTLVLAASEDGLWDWDLRTNRVERSERWAAMLGYALADIDPTLEGGLALLHPEDRNIYERYRAQLTSGGATRHDIEYRMKTKSGEWRWMLERGKVVARSSEGTPLRVAGTRTDITDLKNAREELVRQEARFRFIYQHVPVGISWVRREQTETRLVNPAHERITGVPLSRSRVSANYIEATHPDDRERQRLFQARLDRAEIDNFSMEKRYVHPNGTVVWALLTLHRYYDPVTHEAQTVTTLVDISGLKRAEEERRNLHLKILETQKLESLGVLAGGIAHDFNNLLTVILANASFVRMEITHASAHEPLEHIENAARRAADLCRQMLAYAGKGSFVVQKLDLNQLLQSTAQLLQISISKKARLVLHLASDLPAVEGDNSQLQQVLMNLVINASDALGDHPGEIRLRTWRGRPSLIPGAIVHAFDTPPGDCACLEVSDTGKGMDIPTLERIFDPFFTTKFTGRGLGLAAVLGIMRSCRGTLTVESQPGHGTTFRLYLPAAQAQSQIPPATRVSAPPIEPTRTSRGTILIADDEAAVLKTFDQQLRRHGYQTILASDGHEAVEHFRATPAGFAALLLDLTMPGLDGAEVLREVRALNPTASVLVMSGFSEKDVLDRLAGLGPVSILQKPFTLEVLLDRLREVTATARSQ; this comes from the coding sequence ATGTCCCGCGCTTCCCTCGCACGCCCCGGCGTGTTGCTCGCGTGTCTTCTGCTGGTATTCTCCAGCAGCCAGGGCTCTGCCGCGCCCCTGAGCGTCGGCATCGAGATCAACAACGAGCCTCTCTCCTTCGTCGCCACCGACGGCCGCCCCGCCGGTTTCGCCGTCGAGCTCATCCAGGCCGCCGCCGCAGAAAGCGGCCTCACCGTCACCCCCATCGTCGGCCCGTGGGAAACCATTTTCACCCGCTTTAAAGCCGGCGAAATCGACGCCCTCGCCAGCCTCGTTTATAGCAAAGAGCGCGATCAGTTCATCGATTTCTCCACCAGCCACCTCACCCTCACCGGCAACGTCTTCGTGCGCAAAGGCGGCCCCAGCCCGCGCTCCCTCGAAGAGCTCCGCACCCTCCGCATCGCCACCCCCGCCGGCGGCTACACCCACGAATACCTCATCGCCCACGGGCTCGCGGGTAACCTCGTCTTCGTCCCTTCGCTCACCGCCGCCCTCGAAGCCCTCGACGCCGGTAAATGCGACGCCTTCGCCGCCACCGGTCTCGTCGCCAGCTACTTCATCCGCGAACGCGGTTTCAAAAACATCCAGCAAAGCCCCCTCGTCCTCCCCGGCTTCTCTTACCGCCTCCACCTGGGCGTGCGCGCCGGCGACTCCGACCGCCTCGCCTTGCTCAACGAGGGCCTCGCCCGCATCCGCGCCAACGGCACCTACGACCGCCTGTACGAACAATGGATCGGCCCCATCGAACACCCGCACCTCCGAGCGCGCGACATCCTCCCCTACCTCATCCCCGCCGCCATCCTCTTACTGCTCAGCGTCGGCGCGTTCGCCTGGCAGCGCCGCATCCTGAAACAACTCGCCCGCCAGGCCGAGGCCCTCCGCCAGAGCGAAGAACGCCTCACCCTCGTGCTCGCAGCCAGCGAAGACGGCCTGTGGGACTGGGATCTGCGCACCAACCGCGTCGAGCGCAGCGAGCGCTGGGCCGCCATGCTCGGCTACGCCCTCGCCGACATCGACCCCACCCTCGAAGGCGGCCTCGCGCTGCTTCATCCGGAGGATCGCAACATCTACGAACGCTACCGCGCGCAACTCACCTCGGGCGGGGCCACTCGTCACGACATCGAGTACCGCATGAAAACCAAATCCGGCGAATGGCGCTGGATGCTCGAACGCGGCAAAGTCGTCGCCCGCTCTTCCGAAGGCACGCCTCTCCGCGTCGCCGGCACCCGCACCGACATCACCGACCTCAAAAACGCCCGCGAAGAACTCGTCCGCCAGGAAGCCCGCTTCCGCTTCATCTATCAGCACGTGCCTGTCGGTATTTCCTGGGTACGCCGCGAACAGACCGAGACCCGTCTCGTCAACCCCGCCCACGAGCGCATCACCGGCGTCCCCCTCTCGCGCTCCCGTGTCTCCGCCAACTACATCGAGGCCACCCACCCCGATGATCGCGAGCGCCAGCGCCTTTTCCAAGCCCGCCTCGACCGCGCCGAGATCGACAACTTCTCCATGGAGAAACGCTACGTCCACCCCAACGGCACCGTCGTCTGGGCTCTTCTCACGCTTCACCGCTACTACGATCCCGTCACGCACGAGGCGCAGACCGTCACCACCCTCGTGGACATCTCCGGCCTCAAACGCGCCGAAGAGGAACGCCGCAATCTCCATCTCAAAATCCTCGAAACCCAGAAGCTCGAAAGCCTCGGCGTCCTCGCCGGCGGCATCGCCCACGACTTCAACAACCTCCTCACCGTCATCCTCGCCAACGCCAGCTTCGTGCGCATGGAAATCACCCACGCCTCCGCGCACGAGCCGCTCGAACACATCGAAAACGCCGCCCGCCGCGCCGCCGATCTCTGCCGCCAGATGCTCGCCTACGCCGGCAAGGGCAGCTTCGTCGTCCAGAAACTCGACCTCAACCAGCTCCTCCAAAGCACCGCCCAGCTCCTCCAGATTTCCATCAGCAAAAAAGCCCGCCTCGTCCTTCACCTCGCCAGCGACCTGCCCGCCGTCGAGGGCGACAACTCCCAGCTTCAGCAGGTCTTGATGAACCTCGTCATCAACGCCTCCGACGCCCTCGGCGACCACCCTGGCGAGATCCGCCTCCGCACCTGGCGCGGCCGCCCTTCCCTCATCCCCGGCGCCATCGTCCACGCCTTCGACACCCCGCCCGGCGACTGCGCCTGTCTGGAAGTTTCCGATACAGGCAAGGGCATGGATATTCCCACGCTGGAGCGCATCTTCGATCCGTTTTTCACCACCAAATTCACCGGCCGCGGCCTCGGCCTCGCCGCCGTCCTCGGCATCATGCGCTCCTGCCGCGGCACCCTCACCGTCGAGAGCCAGCCCGGCCACGGCACCACCTTCCGCCTCTATCTGCCCGCCGCCCAAGCCCAGTCGCAAATCCCCCCGGCCACCCGCGTCAGCGCGCCCCCGATTGAGCCCACACGCACCTCCCGCGGCACCATCCTCATCGCCGACGACGAAGCCGCCGTCCTCAAAACCTTCGATCAACAACTCCGCCGCCACGGCTACCAGACCATCCTCGCCTCCGACGGACACGAAGCGGTGGAACACTTCCGCGCCACGCCCGCCGGGTTCGCCGCTTTGCTCCTCGACCTGACCATGCCCGGCCTCGACGGCGCGGAAGTTCTCCGCGAGGTCCGCGCGCTCAACCCCACCGCGAGCGTTCTTGTCATGAGCGGCTTCAGCGAAAAAGACGTCCTCGACCGCCTCGCCGGCCTCGGCCCCGTTTCCATTCTGCAAAAACCCTTCACGCTCGAAGTCCTCCTCGACCGTCTCCGCGAAGTCACCGCCACCGCCCGCTCGCAATAA
- a CDS encoding glycosyltransferase family 61 protein yields MATFLPPPILCERLETIVGRAGGSLAFRDAAERVAYALPAQAVAEVREFLSARAGVKIEATFQAVLPGGRVFGSGNVLAPDGRSIARDVSEDFGKAFDEHWLLTYPRIRQPEAVAGTTAVVATTQGVGYGHWLLEELPRLLAADLSGCDALLANVRENFAVEALRHFRFGGKVLPVRRDHHLQCERLIVPSLPGPAGWPTPEVVRRVTAFAETLPKEKSGAGGAERIYVSRERAKRRRVENEEALWAQVEARGFQKVFLEELTWAEQIAVFRGAREIVAPHGAGLANLVFCEEGTRVVELFNRAYVNPCFWRVAALKRLDYRPVVTAGETALAQDLSANKCDIEADVAQVGRALA; encoded by the coding sequence ATGGCCACCTTTCTGCCGCCGCCGATTTTGTGTGAACGACTGGAGACGATCGTCGGCCGGGCGGGCGGATCGCTGGCGTTTCGCGATGCGGCGGAGCGCGTCGCGTACGCGCTGCCCGCGCAAGCGGTGGCGGAGGTGCGGGAGTTTTTAAGCGCGAGAGCCGGAGTGAAAATCGAGGCGACGTTTCAGGCGGTGCTGCCCGGTGGCCGCGTGTTTGGGTCGGGGAATGTCTTGGCGCCCGACGGGCGGAGTATCGCGCGGGATGTGTCGGAAGACTTCGGGAAGGCCTTCGACGAACACTGGCTGCTGACTTATCCGCGTATCCGGCAACCGGAGGCGGTGGCGGGGACGACGGCGGTGGTGGCGACAACGCAAGGCGTGGGTTATGGGCACTGGTTGTTGGAGGAGCTGCCGCGGTTGCTGGCGGCTGATTTGAGCGGATGCGATGCGTTGCTCGCGAATGTGCGGGAGAACTTCGCGGTGGAAGCGCTGCGGCATTTTAGGTTTGGCGGAAAGGTGCTGCCGGTGAGGCGTGATCATCATCTTCAATGCGAGCGGCTGATCGTGCCGAGCCTGCCGGGGCCGGCGGGTTGGCCGACGCCGGAGGTGGTGAGACGGGTGACGGCGTTTGCGGAGACGTTACCGAAAGAGAAATCCGGGGCGGGTGGGGCTGAGCGCATATATGTCTCGCGAGAGCGGGCGAAACGGCGGCGGGTGGAAAATGAAGAGGCGTTGTGGGCGCAGGTCGAGGCGCGTGGGTTTCAGAAAGTGTTTCTCGAAGAGCTGACGTGGGCGGAGCAGATCGCGGTGTTTCGCGGGGCGCGGGAGATCGTGGCGCCGCATGGGGCGGGGCTGGCGAATCTGGTTTTTTGCGAGGAGGGGACGCGCGTGGTGGAGCTGTTCAACCGGGCGTATGTGAACCCGTGTTTCTGGCGGGTGGCGGCGTTGAAGCGGCTGGATTACCGACCGGTGGTGACGGCGGGCGAAACCGCGCTCGCGCAGGATCTGAGCGCGAACAAGTGCGACATCGAGGCGGATGTGGCGCAGGTGGGGCGGGCGCTGGCGTAG
- a CDS encoding PRC-barrel domain-containing protein codes for MLRNAKTLERHELLARDGTIGHVKDLYFDDQQWNVRYFVVDAGSWLLSRQVLISPLSVDLPDWEKKILPVSLTKEQVKNSPGIDTDKPVSRQHEATLSDYYGWPYYWSDPVFTALAFAGPMGAMPSAGAVAADAERVLALDQAAAGVVGHGEYDPHLRNVNALIGHHIEALDGEIGHVEDVLIEDRTWEIRYLVISTGNWLPGKKVVIAPLWISDFNRNGSMIHIDLSRDAIKGSPAYDPQQPVDSGYSGRLHDHYGRPRYDRW; via the coding sequence ATGTTAAGAAATGCAAAAACTCTGGAGCGTCATGAACTGCTGGCGCGCGATGGTACGATCGGACACGTCAAAGATCTCTACTTCGACGACCAGCAGTGGAACGTACGCTACTTCGTGGTGGATGCGGGCAGCTGGTTGCTCAGCCGCCAGGTGTTGATCTCGCCGCTCTCGGTGGATCTGCCGGATTGGGAAAAGAAAATCCTGCCCGTGAGTCTCACCAAGGAGCAGGTGAAAAACAGCCCCGGTATCGACACGGACAAACCGGTTTCACGTCAGCACGAAGCGACGCTGAGCGATTATTACGGCTGGCCGTATTATTGGTCTGATCCGGTTTTCACGGCGCTGGCGTTTGCCGGTCCGATGGGAGCGATGCCGAGTGCTGGCGCTGTGGCGGCGGATGCGGAGCGCGTACTCGCACTCGACCAAGCGGCGGCGGGCGTGGTGGGACATGGGGAGTACGATCCGCATCTGCGCAATGTGAACGCGCTCATCGGGCATCACATCGAGGCCCTAGATGGCGAGATCGGCCACGTGGAGGACGTGCTCATAGAAGATCGCACGTGGGAGATCCGATATCTGGTGATCAGCACCGGCAACTGGTTGCCGGGAAAAAAAGTCGTGATCGCGCCGCTGTGGATTTCGGACTTCAACCGGAATGGCTCGATGATCCATATCGATCTCAGCCGCGATGCGATCAAGGGAAGTCCGGCGTACGATCCGCAGCAGCCGGTAGACTCGGGCTACTCGGGGCGGCTGCACGATCATTACGGGCGGCCGCGCTATGACCGCTGGTAA
- a CDS encoding glutaredoxin family protein — MKPNDLPILYVKTGCPYCIDAVKFLGEHGVGFRQVNVTDDQSAFAEMQKKSGQTKAPTLDWNGKILADFGIEELVPFLQARNVKLEDS; from the coding sequence ATGAAACCCAACGATCTTCCCATCCTGTACGTGAAAACCGGCTGCCCTTATTGCATCGATGCCGTGAAATTCCTCGGCGAACACGGCGTCGGCTTTCGCCAGGTGAATGTCACTGACGACCAATCCGCATTTGCCGAAATGCAGAAAAAATCAGGCCAGACCAAAGCCCCCACGCTCGACTGGAACGGCAAAATCCTCGCCGACTTCGGCATCGAGGAACTCGTCCCCTTCCTCCAAGCGCGCAACGTGAAGCTCGAAGACAGTTGA
- a CDS encoding 4-alpha-glucanotransferase translates to MTRLNPHKRIAGLLVPVFALRHAKDFGVGDTLAMKEAIQFCAQQGFALLQFLPIHETVGDHSPYNAISSRALSPAFVALTEQDVPGLSAEMIRTAAPESWLEKLRESTVRHNSVFPLKIHILLAAHHVFRAGEASDEELAEYSQFQRDNASWLPAYSLFRVLIREYEGNPNWTEWRPEHQSLSGANAWLARHPDRARIDHAREGFEFIQWVAWRQWRAVKAYAEENGVFLMGEMSFGVGRCSVDVWAQPELFDLEWNVGSAPIGTQDANKDSERWGQNWGLPAYRWENHRSSNFEWLRGRIASEKQFFHACRVDHLRGYFRAYMFPWPGGAKHAEFAKYTEEEVKQRTGGRVPRYVPGPDGDAAGAKMNELQGREIISVIQREAGDMHLVAEILGEPADYMKRTLEALSLANLTFPHFDRRADRSLPPIESLRKLSLVAFANHDQAPLAAQYLGMITRAKKDPEGNAAVDLKNLLELVGWTEAAPDTLNEALLEALMRTLFRTPCHLAVVMSSDLLGIAQRFNLPGSYGADTWCERLELPLSEYVRHPVYAKRVHAVARLIAECGRATNSPETKRDVILLTETALAGDR, encoded by the coding sequence ATGACACGTCTCAATCCTCACAAACGGATAGCGGGTTTGCTGGTGCCGGTCTTCGCACTTCGCCACGCGAAGGACTTTGGCGTGGGTGACACGCTCGCCATGAAGGAAGCGATCCAATTTTGCGCGCAGCAGGGATTCGCGCTGCTGCAATTTTTGCCGATCCACGAAACGGTGGGAGATCACAGTCCGTACAACGCCATCAGTTCGCGTGCGCTATCGCCGGCGTTCGTGGCGTTGACCGAGCAGGATGTGCCTGGGCTGAGCGCAGAGATGATCCGGACGGCGGCTCCAGAGTCGTGGCTTGAGAAGCTGCGCGAGAGCACGGTGCGCCATAATTCCGTTTTCCCTCTGAAAATCCATATCCTGCTCGCGGCGCATCATGTGTTTCGGGCAGGCGAGGCATCGGACGAGGAGCTGGCGGAGTACAGCCAGTTTCAGAGGGACAACGCATCTTGGTTACCGGCTTACTCGTTGTTTCGTGTTTTGATTCGTGAATACGAGGGTAACCCGAACTGGACCGAGTGGCGTCCGGAGCATCAATCGTTGAGCGGTGCGAATGCCTGGCTGGCGCGGCATCCGGATCGTGCGCGGATCGATCATGCGCGGGAGGGTTTTGAATTTATCCAGTGGGTGGCTTGGCGGCAGTGGCGGGCGGTGAAGGCGTATGCGGAGGAGAATGGCGTTTTCCTCATGGGGGAAATGTCGTTTGGCGTCGGTCGTTGTAGCGTGGATGTGTGGGCGCAGCCGGAGCTTTTCGACTTGGAGTGGAACGTCGGGTCGGCGCCGATCGGGACGCAGGATGCCAACAAGGATTCCGAGCGCTGGGGGCAGAACTGGGGATTGCCCGCTTATCGTTGGGAGAATCACCGGTCATCGAACTTCGAGTGGTTGCGTGGGCGGATCGCCAGCGAGAAACAGTTTTTCCATGCGTGCCGCGTGGATCATCTGCGCGGGTATTTTCGCGCCTATATGTTTCCTTGGCCGGGCGGTGCGAAGCACGCGGAGTTTGCGAAGTACACGGAGGAGGAGGTGAAGCAACGCACGGGAGGGCGCGTGCCGCGCTACGTGCCCGGGCCGGATGGCGACGCGGCAGGTGCGAAGATGAATGAGCTGCAGGGACGGGAGATCATCTCGGTCATCCAGCGGGAGGCAGGCGACATGCACCTCGTCGCGGAAATTCTGGGTGAGCCTGCGGATTACATGAAGCGCACACTTGAAGCGCTTTCGCTGGCGAATCTGACGTTCCCGCATTTCGACCGCAGGGCTGATCGTTCGCTGCCGCCTATCGAATCGTTGCGGAAACTGAGTCTCGTGGCTTTTGCGAACCACGATCAGGCCCCACTCGCGGCGCAATACCTAGGGATGATCACGAGAGCTAAAAAAGATCCCGAGGGAAATGCGGCGGTTGATCTGAAGAACCTGCTCGAACTGGTCGGGTGGACGGAGGCAGCGCCGGATACCTTGAATGAGGCTTTGCTGGAGGCGTTGATGCGCACGCTGTTTCGCACGCCATGTCATCTTGCGGTGGTGATGAGCAGCGATCTGCTCGGCATCGCGCAACGGTTCAATCTACCCGGGAGCTATGGTGCCGATACGTGGTGCGAGCGTCTTGAGCTGCCGCTGAGTGAATATGTGCGGCATCCGGTTTACGCGAAGCGCGTACACGCGGTGGCGCGATTGATCGCTGAATGCGGGCGTGCGACCAACAGCCCTGAAACAAAACGAGACGTCATCCTCCTGACGGAAACCGCACTCGCCGGTGATCGGTGA
- a CDS encoding SDR family oxidoreductase translates to MQIYKDTLVGKVAFVTGAGSGIGRATAKLLAFAGARVAPLTRNREDSDSICAEIRHGGGEVLPVIGDVSKPSEIDAAVAAIHSTWQKLDIVVANAGINGLWAPIDEISVEEWTKTMTVNLTGTFVTLKPSLPLLKVSGGSVIIVSSVNGTRIFSNPGTAAYAVSKAGQAAFAKKAAIELAQHRIRVNVICPGSISTRIDDSVTHKDLDHIKIDASYPKGTVPLTEGQPGTAGQVAQLIWFLASDASSHITGTEVFIDGGESLLMG, encoded by the coding sequence ATGCAAATCTACAAAGACACTCTCGTCGGAAAAGTGGCCTTCGTCACCGGAGCGGGTTCCGGCATTGGCCGCGCCACGGCAAAACTCCTCGCCTTCGCCGGAGCGCGCGTGGCACCGCTCACCCGAAACCGTGAAGACTCCGATAGCATTTGCGCCGAAATCCGCCACGGCGGCGGTGAAGTGCTTCCGGTAATCGGCGATGTTTCCAAGCCCTCCGAAATCGATGCCGCCGTTGCCGCCATTCACTCCACTTGGCAGAAGCTCGATATCGTCGTCGCCAACGCCGGCATCAACGGTCTCTGGGCTCCTATCGACGAAATATCCGTCGAGGAATGGACCAAGACCATGACCGTTAATTTAACCGGCACCTTCGTCACGTTAAAGCCTTCTCTCCCGCTCCTCAAAGTCAGCGGCGGCTCCGTCATCATCGTCTCTTCGGTCAACGGCACCCGTATCTTCAGCAATCCCGGCACCGCCGCTTACGCTGTTTCCAAAGCCGGCCAGGCCGCCTTCGCCAAAAAAGCCGCTATCGAGCTCGCCCAGCACCGCATCCGTGTAAACGTCATCTGCCCCGGCTCCATCTCCACGCGTATCGACGACAGTGTGACGCACAAGGATCTCGATCACATCAAAATCGACGCCTCATACCCCAAAGGCACCGTTCCGCTGACCGAGGGCCAGCCGGGAACCGCAGGCCAGGTCGCCCAGCTCATCTGGTTTCTCGCTTCCGACGCGTCCAGTCACATCACCGGCACTGAAGTCTTCATCGATGGCGGAGAATCTCTCCTGATGGGCTGA